A region of Papilio machaon chromosome 22, ilPapMach1.1, whole genome shotgun sequence DNA encodes the following proteins:
- the LOC106719355 gene encoding RNA-binding protein 28, whose amino-acid sequence MPEDETMDTDNTKYKDGVNKNARLIVRNISFKATEDSLRDHFSSYGTVEEVKLLRKPDGKLVGSGFVHFTHVPMANKALTATNKKPFMGRPIFVSWAVPKHKYVQEENKVQQEPKLDSTPSQDFEEVKREILMPEEEEKHKIQRINRNARLIVRNISFKATEESLKDHFEPYGIVQEVKLLKKPDGKLVGCAFVHFKNVPMAKKALLNTNMKPFLGRPISVDWAVAKDKYMQHVVSQQIEMEEKIKKEESDSEEDDPPLNISNEELKQEVKSESDDGSDDSDDEDEKSDEESEEDDEVDDDNESNDEDIDEDEEMDDDKSVTSAVAEKKRIQLNDAEDGLTVFLSNVPFSVDDEQLRQFAEQTGPVKYALICVDKLTEHSKGSGFVKFVNQADAEKFLSLPVEQLRLEGQVVQVKPALKRENLQKGSKKQPKDNRNLYLVKEGVVVAGTRAAVGVSASDMAKRLTLERSKTQMLKNLNRFVSRYRLVVANLPQQWDDARLRRECARAAGKHALIGEARIMRDLRAPVDRTGKHPSKGYGFVMFTRHEDALTCLRKLNNNPDVIDRNNRPIVSFSIEDRTALNARKKRLEKSIANNPLAKKELGSVEGGKNRKRKMKTAPDESYMKKGKFGKKFKDQNGVGKFVRMPKTGDVGEYTGLTAKEGSQHKMRNNHKLRAQQEIHRQTVKDEKKKNKRTSRLKMAARERIKLPKQIVNKNKTASRRKKFKNV is encoded by the exons ATGCCTGAAGATGAAACTATGGATACCGATAACACTAAATATAAAGATGGTGTTAATAAGAACGCACGATTGATTGTGCGAAACATATCTTTCAAAGCTACTGAAGATTCCTTAAGAGATCATTTTTCTTCGTACGGTACCGTAGAGGAGGTTAAATTGTTAAGAAAACCTGACGGAAAACTTGTTGGCTCTGGTTTTGTTCATTTTACACATGTCCCAATGGCAAATAAAGCTTTAACagctacaaataaaaaaccttttatgg GTCGACCAATATTTGTCTCATGGGCAGTTccaaaacataaatatgttcaaGAGGAAAATAAAGTGCAACAGGAACCCAAGTTAGACAGTACACCATCACAAGATTTTGAAGAAG taaaaaGAGAAATTCTGATGCCTGAAGAAGAGGAGAAGcataaaatacaaagaatCAACAGAAATGCCCGTCTTATTGTacgaaatatttcatttaaagcaACAGAGGAATCTCTTAAAGATCATTTTGAGCCATATGGAATAGTACAAGAAGTAAAATTGCTTAAAAAACCTGACGGCAAGTTGGTTGGATGtgcttttgtacattttaaaaatgttcccATGGCAAAAAAGGCATTATTGAATACTAATATGAAACCATTTTTGg GTAGACCAATCTCAGTGGACTGGGCGGTGGCTAAAGACAAGTATATGCAGCATGTTGTCAGCCAGCAGATTGAGATGGAGGAAAAGATAAAGAAGGAGGAGTCTGACAGTGAGGAAGATGACCCACCACTCAATATATCTAACGAAGAGTTGAAACAAGAGGTTAAGA gtGAGTCAGATGATGGTTCTGATGACAGTGATGATGAAGATGAGAAGTCTGATGAAGAATCGGAAGAGGATGACGAAGTTGATGATGACAATGAAAGCAATGATGAGGATATTGATGAAGATGAAGAAATGGATGATGATAAGAGTGTGACCAGTGCAGTAGCTGAGAAAAAACG tataCAACTGAACGATGCGGAGGATGGTCTAACAGTGTTTCTCAGCAATGTACCGTTCAGTGTGGACGACGAGCAGCTGAGACAGTTTGCTGAACAGACGGGGCCTGTGAAGTACGCACTGATCTGTGTTGATAAATTGACTGAACATTCTAAAGGCTCTGGATTTGTCAAATTTGTT AATCAAGCTGACGCAGAGAAGTTCCTATCCCTGCCTGTGGAGCAGCTCCGCCTTGAGGGTCAAGTGGTCCAGGTCAAGCCGGCGCTCAAGAGAGAGAATCTTCAGAAGGGCAGCAAAAAGCAGCCCAAAGACAACAGGAATCTTTACCTTGTTAAAGAAGGAg TTGTGGTGGCTGGTACTCGTGCAGCTGTCGGTGTGTCAGCCTCCGACATGGCCAAGAGGCTCACACTTGAGCGCAGCAAGACCCAGATGTTGAAGAACTTGAACAG ATTTGTATCTCGCTACCGTCTGGTAGTAGCCAACTTACCCCAGCAGTGGGACGACGCGCGCTTGCGGCGGGAATGCGCGCGCGCAGCCGGGAAACACGCGCTCATAGGAGAAGCTCGCATTATGAGAGACCTCAGGGCTCCTGTTGACCGCACTGGGAAACATCC GTCCAAAGGCTACGGTTTCGTAATGTTCACTCGACACGAGGACGCTCTCACATGTCTGAGAAAACTCAACAATAATCCAGATGTCATAGACAGGAATAAT cgACCAATAGTTTCATTTTCTATAGAAGATAGAACAGCTTTAAATGCAAGGAAGAAGAGATTAGAAAAGTCTATAGCAAATAATCCATTAGCTAAGAAAGAGCTAGGCTCTGTAGAAGGCGGTAAGAATAGAAAGAGAAAAATGAAAACCGCACCAGATGAGAGTTACATGAAGAAAGGGAAATTCggaaagaaattcaaagatcaAAATGGCGTAGGAAAATTCGTAAGGATGCCAAAAACAGGGGATGTTGGTGAATATACAGGATTAACTGCTAAAGAAGGAAGTCAGCATAAAATGAGAAATAATCATAAACTAAGAGCGCAACAAGAGATCCATAGACAAACTGTCAAagatgaaaagaaaaagaataaacGAACATCGCGTCTTAAAATGGCGGCCCGCGAAAGAATAAAGTTGCCAAAACAAatagtcaataaaaataaaactgctaGTAGAAGGAAGAAATTTAAGAATGTGTAG
- the LOC106719348 gene encoding uncharacterized protein LOC106719348: protein MGEIARIFTFAVCHGRSTNIFKNQLSTCLKRPLVCASSPAVCCDRSAHTQDITRNIKHISNDKIKLSVDPQTMKCAEPINKPMCIMLSWLLSKPKHVLKYAQLYLEQGYDVISVSCTPWQLMRPMNGVKMVARDLIKFMYHNGDRFVVHGFSVGGYVWSEGLVYAVNNKKLYQPVLDRVEAQVWDSVADLTAVTVGVPHALFPNSKLLRSTLHSTLELYLKVFSSVTAQYKLASDTYYSTPCRAPGLFLLSSSDPVGAETNIQNAHDTWMQMGIKCTWKCWENSPHVLHYMHHPEEYRDLLLAHLREHTTVLRESASERHHDSIHEKKRATA, encoded by the exons ATGGGAGAAATAGCGAGGATTTTCACATTTGCCGTGTGCCACGGTAGatcaacaaacatttttaaaaatcag CTATCAACTTGTTTGAAACGACCTCTAGTGTGTGCTTCGTCGCCGGCTGTGTGCTGCGACAGAAGTGCGCACACGCAAGACATCACCAGAAACATTAAACACATCAGCAACGACAAGATCAAACTCTCCGTAGACCCTCAAACTATGAA ATGTGCTGAACCAATAAACAAACCCATGTGTATCATGCTGAGCTGGTTGCTGTCGAAGCCAAAGCACGTGCTGAAGTACGCGCAACTTTACTTGGAACAGGGCTATGACGTCATCTCCGTATCCTGCACACCATGGCAGCTCATGCGACCTATGAACGGAGTAAAG ATGGTGGCTCGAGACCTGATCAAGTTTATGTACCATAATGGTGACAGGTTTGTAGTACACGGCTTCTCTGTGGGCGGCTACGTATGGTCAGAGGGTCTCGTCTATGCtgttaataataagaaatt ATACCAGCCGGTGCTGGACCGTGTGGAGGCGCAGGTGTGGGACTCCGTGGCTGACCTGACCGCGGTCACAGTGGGAGTACCGCACGCGCTCTTCCCCAACAGCAAACTCCTGCGTAGTACTTTGCATTCCACTTTAGA ATTATACCTGAAAGTGTTCAGTTCAGTGACGGCGCAGTACAAGCTCGCATCTGACACGTACTATTCCACACCTTGTCGTGCTCCCGGACTCTTCCTGCTGTCCAGTAGCGACCCTGTCGGCGCAGAAACCAACATTCAAAACGCTCATGACACATGGATGCAGATGGGGATCAAG TGCACTTGGAAGTGCTGGGAGAACTCTCCCCATGTGTTACACTACATGCATCATCCGGAAGAGTACCGCGACCTACTGCTGGCTCACCTGCGCGAACATACGACTGTACTTCGCGAGAGTGCCTCTGAGAGACACCATGACAGTATCCATGAAAAGAAACGTGCTACCGCCTAA